One window of Candidatus Sericytochromatia bacterium genomic DNA carries:
- a CDS encoding PHB depolymerase family esterase → MRISLGLVLLSVGVAGCGLVASPAPPARPAGEMVAAAARGSFRWGEFDGRRYKLFAPSGVRGARPLVVMLHGCTQDPDDFATGTGMNALAAREGFYVLYPEQTLADQPKACWRFYDPPHQLRGMGEAAAIVGMVDRIRQAHAIDPGATYLAGLSAGGAYAAVMAALYPDRFAAVGIHSGLEYGVALNWVAAKLAMKVGGPDPLLAGGAAYLAMGLHRRVVPAMVVHGSRDEVVIPRNGEQVVRQLLVMNDWARDGLLNDDIDRTPDARRSGQVEGGYPYTRTVYADREGQPVVEHVEVNGLGHAWSGGRAGGTYADAKGPDVTAWLWEFFKAHRRKALD, encoded by the coding sequence TTGCGCATTTCCCTGGGTCTGGTCTTGTTGAGCGTCGGCGTGGCCGGCTGTGGACTGGTGGCCTCGCCTGCGCCGCCCGCGCGTCCTGCGGGGGAAATGGTGGCGGCCGCGGCGCGCGGCAGCTTCCGCTGGGGGGAATTCGACGGCCGTCGTTACAAGCTGTTCGCGCCGAGCGGCGTGCGCGGCGCGCGGCCGCTGGTGGTCATGCTGCACGGCTGCACGCAGGATCCGGACGATTTCGCGACCGGCACGGGCATGAACGCGCTGGCCGCGCGTGAGGGCTTCTACGTGCTCTACCCGGAGCAGACGCTGGCCGATCAGCCCAAGGCTTGCTGGCGCTTCTACGATCCACCCCACCAGCTGCGTGGAATGGGGGAGGCCGCGGCGATCGTCGGCATGGTCGATCGGATCCGCCAGGCCCACGCGATCGACCCCGGCGCGACCTATCTGGCCGGCCTGAGTGCCGGCGGGGCCTATGCGGCCGTCATGGCGGCACTGTATCCGGACCGCTTTGCCGCGGTGGGCATTCACAGCGGCCTGGAGTACGGCGTGGCGCTCAACTGGGTGGCGGCCAAGCTGGCCATGAAGGTGGGCGGGCCGGATCCCTTGCTGGCCGGCGGGGCGGCCTATCTGGCCATGGGGCTGCATCGGCGCGTGGTGCCGGCCATGGTGGTGCATGGCAGCCGGGACGAGGTCGTGATCCCGCGCAACGGCGAACAGGTGGTGCGCCAGCTGCTGGTCATGAACGACTGGGCCCGTGACGGCTTGCTCAACGATGACATCGATCGCACCCCGGACGCGCGCCGCAGCGGGCAGGTGGAGGGGGGCTATCCCTACACGCGCACGGTCTATGCTGATCGCGAAGGGCAGCCCGTGGTCGAGCACGTCGAGGTCAACGGGCTCGGGCACGCCTGGAGCGGGGGGCGCGCCGGTGGCACCTATGCGGATGCCAAGGGGCCTGATGTGACGGCCTGGCTGTGGGAATTCTTCAAGGCCCATCGGCGCAAGGCCCTGGACTGA